The Salarias fasciatus chromosome 12, fSalaFa1.1, whole genome shotgun sequence DNA segment ACCCAGTTAATACATGATTCCCCAAAGCCAAATCTGTTGAGGGTATTGATGAGGAATGACCAGTTTACTCTATCGAAGGCTTTTTCTGCATCTAAAGTGgtgatgatggttggatgattgTGTGTGGCCGAGTGGTGCATGATATTGAACAGTCTGCGTGTGTTATTGGCTGAATGTCTTCCTTTAATGAATCCTGTTTGGTCTGGATGAATTATGGATGGGATTATTTTTTCTAATCTGTGGGAGAGTGCTTTAGTGATGATCTTTATGTCAACATTGAGGAGTGAAATGGGACGGTAACTTGAAGGCAGGGTGGGATCCTTATTTGGTttgaggaggagtgagatggAGGCTGTGTTCAAGTTTGAAGGAAATCTAGAGTTCTGTTGTATTTCAGATAACATGTTCTGGAAAAGCGGGGCCAAGATGGACCAGAAGTGTTTGTAGAACTCAGCAGGGAAGCCATCAGGTccaggagctttattgttgggcatttTATTGAGAGCAGAGTGTATTTCTTCATTCGTTAGGGGGGAGTCtagtgtatttttttgttcagggGAAAGGTGGGGGAAGTTAACGCTGGTGAGAAATGATGTTATGTCCTCATCCTTTGAGTTATTGTCTGAGGAGTAAAGGTTTGCATAAAATTCTTTGAATACTTGATTGATTTCATCTGGTGAGTTAGTTGGCCTCCCTGCTGAGTTCTTGATGGTGGGGATAGTGGatttttccttatttcttttaatttgatttgcGAGGTATTTTCCTGATTTGTTACTGTAGTGGAAATTTTCTTGCCGGAGTCTGTTGattaaaaagctgattttcttaTTCAATATTTGGTTAATTTGTAATTTATACTGTCTtaatttcttctcattttcttccGTTGGGTTAGTTGCATTGGTGATTTcaagttgtttgattttttcttCTAACTCAGATTcttgttgtctttctttcttttttttaaaggcagagtATGATATGATGATTCCTCGTAGGACAGCTTTACCTGTTTCCCATAAAAGTGTGGGTGATGGCTTTGAGGAatcatttatttccaggaaGGATGCCCACTCTTTTTCGATGAGGTTGTTAAATTCATCGTCTTTCAGGAGTGAGGTGTTGAAGCGCCATCTGGGGGTTGGTTTGTGTGGTCTTGGGTGATTCCATTTGAATGATACTGGGGCATGGTCACTGATGATAATGGAGTGGATACAGTGTTCAGAAATGTTTGGAATCATTGAATTACTGGTGAGAAAGAAGTCAATACGTGAGTATGAATGATGTACTGGTGAGAAAAATGAGAATTCTTTTGCTGTTGGATGTTGAAGGCGCCAGCTGTCACCAAGACCAAAATCTCTCATGAACTGGATTATTGTTTCTGTAGATTGCCAGGTGCGTTTATTTCCAGATGTGTTGAATCTGTCTATTGATGGGTCTAAAACTGTGTTGAAGTCGCCACCGATTATTATTTGAGAGTCAGAAAAGCTGCACAAGGATGAAaagaaattattgaaaaaagatGGGTCGTCAGTGTTTGGGCCGTATAGATTACCTATTGTGAGGGAGCTATTGTTGATTGATATGTTAATGATTACAAATCTTCCTTCTGGGTCAGTGATGGTGGAGTTATGGATGAATGATATTGATTTACTAATTAAAATACAaactcctctttgttttttattgtagtgagatgaaaatgaatgggtgaattGGGATGATAGTAGTTTAGTGTAGAGAGACAGAtatgatattatatgtcaagccgaaagatttatggccccccaataaacccctcccctcgccatttgtggaccatttgtccaccgtatgtccactgcgcatttgcccccccccccctccttccttctgaggtcttttgaagtttttacgatgtgttaggtgttgacacatctgaagggatgagtaggagccagacagacggttagaggggggtgaatttatattgtacttagagatggcggagaaacgtgttatgaagaggtcatattacaagccgagtcatcctggtagtttcggcggggtagaaagaaagaaagttagggtggaagatgtgaaagactttttttatcatctcaagactcctatactctgcataaaccggctagggtacattttccaaggaacagagtttttgttacaagacctctcaaacagtttcaggcagacctttgcgataggaagacgggctcacctttgagcgtggttgaaagatttaaccgaacgcaaaagactagaatttcactgctaagaacactagacgatACGTGGaggtcctaccagacttagtaaaaagctataataacactcaccacagtagtataaaaatgcgcccggttgatgtgactaagggccttcaagtgtttcacaatttgtacggtacgcctacaccaccagacaagagaaaaaaaataagaaagacaggatttaaggttggcgatgttgtcagaatatccaagttgcgaggggtcttcgataaaaaaatacgaacagagtttcacggatgaagtatttacggtgtcagaatgcattctgcgtactccgcgtatataaactcaaagattatgacggcgaagtgatcgaaggttcattctatgagccggagctgcagaaagggaaaaaaatagactcattaacatttaactcattaacatttttcaatcatacaattttcaaacagtctgttagatattacattttactacaattTGTAGTAAAtttgcatcagtctgtagtttttcaggcgtctggctctcacgaaagacggattcaaaggcagacaccacctccgccgcagtcttctttctcaaagctcgcacgtacgctaatttcgAAAACACATctatgaccgtgagtaaataactatacccatcattttcgtCCGCTAACGcgcgcatatcgcaaaggtctgcctgaaactgtttgagaggtcttgtaacaaaaactctgttccttggaaaatgcaccctagccggtttatgcagagtataggagtcttgagatgataaaaagtctttcacatcttccaccctaacttttctttctaccccgccgaaactaccaggatgactcggcttgtaatatgacctcttcataacacgtttctccgccatctctaagtacaatataaattcacccccctctaaccgtctgtctggctcctactcatcccttcagatgtgtcaacacctaacacatcgtaaaaacttcaaaagacctcagacggaaggaagttggggggggagagacaaatgcgcagtggacatacggtggtggacaaatggtccacaaatggcgaggggaggggtttattggggggccataaatctttcggcttgacatataatatcataTCTGTCTCTCTTAGTGTTGTCTAATTCTGAGAGGTGTGTTTCTTGTAACAAACAGATATCTGCCTGGAGTGAGGTGAGGtgattgaatattttatttttctttaaccGTGTGCCCATACCACGCACATTCCAGGTTACAAATTTTACAGTTGACATGTAGGTGGGTTGATTTCAAAGAGAAAAGGGGACATTATGTTGAGTGGGTgttcatgtgagtgtgattgtggagatatgtgggtgtgtgtgtgtgagtgcgtgtgtgagagtctctgttctaacaaaacaaaacaggaaaagaacaaacacagaaattacaagcaagacaaaaacattgaacaacAAAAAACGGTGGCAGCGCTGCTTATCAAAGCACGTGGTGTGCGGAGCGAGAAGTAGGTGCATAGAGTAAATGTTTCTGAAAGTCCATGAGAGTCCAAAAAATCTTCTTCTATGGTGTCAAATGCAGGGTGTCAATCTGCATTACAGGGAATTATCGCCAACTACTGTTTGGGAGAGTGAAAGGTCACTCAAGGTTACTTTCCCCCCTGCGACCCACTTTTGGGCCCACAACCCACCACTTGAGTAACACTGCCCTGGAGGACGTGACGTATCAGTTTTCAGCCGTGTGCAGAAACGCTGCTGAGCTGGACTCTGAGGGGCTCGGGCAGGTCGTAGAAGACCCGGCTGGCGTGGAACTGCTTCCTGTAGGGCAGCAGGTCCTGAACCGAGACCTGGTCCTGAGATCCGGTCCACACGGTGagagagaacctgcagaaccacacacactgagggggtTACACGGCTCGCGCGGTTAACCTGTCACATGTTCGATTCCCGAGCGCCCACCTGTcggactgctgcagcagccagcagagctgtGGGAAGGACGAGGCCAGCAGGGCGGCTCGCACCGGGAAGGTGACGGGGTGACGCAGGTCCCGACAGGTCTGCTCCATCACATGGACCATGTCCCAGCTGTAACCTGCAGAACAGCCGCAGCACGAAGCCCCTGCTGGATCAACTAAAGCTGGGTCCCACTCTGTTGTTCCAGACTTTCTCTCAAATGTCTCTAACTCCTTCTCAAACTTCCAGTCCTTCTAACCTCCTACATGATCTGTTTTTCAGATCCTAGTTAAGATTTTATGCCAAAATGTGGAGAACAGAAAACGGAGCAGTAGCTTGAAGCTGATGGATGTGAGCACCGACCTGGGTTCTCGGCGCCGGCCGTCCACCCTGTGGTCCACCCCAGAGACAGCACGGCGTGAGGCGGCAGGCTGGAGACGGCCCTCAGGAATGCCTGTGCGTCCAGCGGCGTGGCCTGGCCGGCGGGGCCCGGCAGGACGTCCGCGTTCACCCACAGGGGCGCGCTCGCTTCGtccagcagctcgtccagcagAGCCATGGACGGGGACACCGGTTCCAGGCTGCAGGGACAGCAGAATCAGCACCCTatcctcacattcacacctcattcatattcatatttattcatgtCATATTTCCACTTTTTCTTGGATAGTGTCTCTGTTTCCAATATTCTGACACAATTACcaatatacaatgggggaaataagtattgaacgcgtTAAccgttttgtcattacatttatttccaaagatgcaattcatgtgacatttcttccagacactggtattaactcaaataatccacacatgaaaagaaatcacaacattcaaatccataaatagtgattatgtggaattaagtgcaataacacaggaaaaaagtattgaacacaccatgggaaagctgtatagtttgtcaaggaaaggcgccataccatctcacacctgaaagtaattagtctttgtacttcctataagtgcaaaccaacatcagctgggttagtgctaattgatggccctataaacaggtagttttttcaccaagtagtcaaacaagacacatctcatgatgggtaaaagcaaggagctctctcaagaccttcgcagcctgattgttgctcagcatcagaatggaactggttacagacttatctcaaagaatctgagtattccagtaagcaccgttggggccattatccgcaagtggaagaagcatcaccttatcatcaacaggccgcgcacaggagctcctcgcaagatttctgaccagggagtcagaaagatggtcagaagagttctcaacgagccaaggaccacccggaaagcactccagcaagacatggaggcagcaggtacaagtgttacagagaaaacgataggcaatgcactccaccgccatggcctctatggacgctcagcccgcaagactccgttcctcaaaaaaaggcatgttgaagctcgtctaaagtttgctaaacagcatctggataagcctgtggaatactgggagaatgttgtctggtcagatgagaccaaaattgaactttttggctgtcatactacacaccatgtttggaggagaaatggcactgcacatcacccaaataacactataccaacagtgaagtttggtggtggaaacatcatggcatggggttgtttctcatctcgtggtactggcagacttcatataattgaaggagccatgaatggaaacatctatcggcaaattcttgagatgaacctcctgccatccaccaggatgatgaagatgagacggggctggacctttcaacaggacaacgatccgaagcacacggcaaagttgactctcaaatggtttaaaacaaagaaaatcaatgtgttagaatggcccagtcaatcacctgacttaaatccgatcgaacatttgtggaaagaactaaagataagggttcaccagagggcaccaaagaatattcaggatttgaagacaatctgtgcggaggaatgggcaaaaatcacacctgagcagtgtgggcgattagttcatacatacaacaagcgtctggaagcagtcattgcaaacaaaggcttctccacaaagtattaaacgagtctcagatagtgtgttcaatacttttttcctgtgttattgcacttaattccacataatcactatttatggatttgaatgttgtgatttcttttcatgtgtggattatttgagttaataccagtgtctggaagaaatgtcacatgaattgcatctttggaaataaatgtaatgacaaaacagttaatgcgttcaatacttatttcccccattgtatatccACCTTtgacttttctcatttttctgaGCAGCTTTGCgaaacttttttgaaactttGACTTGAGTTTCATTTGTTAAAgttcgtgtccggagttttgaaagagagaggttttttttttaatccaacgtctcaggttccaccctccctctgctttcatgagcgaccaagccacgcccctttaattgtgcacgcgagttatctgtcgggtgaaaatgagagcctccgagtcctacagcatcctctatgtttagctgtttacggtggatgttcagcagacagtggatatatccgaggtaagcgggtcggctgctgcggagctaactctgcctgggcgagtgcgcgtgctctctggctgcgtgcacactttgattgacagcacgagaatgcggaagctcgaagtctattggctgacgctgaccggcgctttttcggataacacgggggtctatgagacgaaggcggggctcataaataaatttttatattgctttatgctaatattatattgtagtattgaaccagactgacacatttaagctctgttgaaaaatgacacatacgttggaaacgaacggaaactccggacacgagctttaatttGCTACgctttatttgaaatatttttcaaaactttgcttcAATATTTGAATTTGATATTCCCAGAAATGTGTGGACATTATTATCAATATTTTTAACTTTCtcctttaaaatgtaattttcagcTTTAAGATAACCCCGtaatttgttttcttaaattttAACTTAAATCTGAATTAAactttattccatgttcttaattttctagttttctttaaaaaaaaaaacaaaaaaaaacataagaatCTGCTTTCAAAAATGCTAATATTTCATTATAATTCACATTTTGCAGCAAGGCGACATTTCGGCTCATTGATCAAATTCTTTACCACCTTTAATGGTAATAAATGCAATTTTTGTTGTAAAACTTTACACAGTATTTTCGTATATTTCAACATATTCACATTTATTATCAATATTTTGACTTTACTCTTAAAAGGCAAACTTTATGTTCAacattttttacttcattttcagatttgttatgaaagtatttattttggCTTTATTGAAAATATCTGACATTTTTCACCCCATCTTGGGTTGTACTCCTCGCTTTCTGACTCGTTTCCTTTCCTCTTTGAGAAGTTTTGTTGAGTTTATTCACTCCCGGCTCCATCCTGACGGTGTCATGTGTTTGTaaggtccatgcttcacatgtacgcgtttccgcgtccgctttggaaggtccgcgcaccaccgatgcggacgcgctttctcccaagctacattttgagctcagctgtgcgcgtctcatgcaggcgcggtgatccacgcagcctcgagaagcttttccggctctacagactgtttatctgctcctttattacggattatttagagaaaattaagcacatacactgtcagtacattatctttaagtattaaagtttatttagccttttttttttctgtttctgaatcgcgggggcggcgcgggagcgattagttactttttcacttctgtctgcagacctcctcctccctccagacagtctctctctctttccacgagtttttcactctttcggtgtctttcagtggagccatcaggctctagctccgtctactttcacgtttaccgtcatgttttgtttgctatggcgctctggcgtaggcgcacacttccgcgacctgcgcgcactGCGCAACGCGGATTCAATTCCACCTCTTGAAGTCCAGCTTGACGCCCTTCCCATGAGGCTTCACGGCCTGCAGGAACTCCCGCAGCGTCACGTCGCTGTCTGTGTCGGGTGGGTGGGCCATGACGGGCTCGCGGGGGTCGCGACCTCTCAGGATCACGTCGGCCTCGAGCATGTGTGACGGACCTGAGGGGAGCAGTGACACTGAAGTACAAGCAGGTGAAGCAGGATACAGACTAATCTGTCTGAGGAGCTTAAAGCTGCGCGGTGCTTTAAACGGGAGATGCTTtgaacacctcctcctcctcttcctcctcttcctcctcctcctcctcctcctcctcctccacggaGCCCACCTgacagcgcctcctgcagccgACTCCTGCTGTTTACAGCGTGGCTCCAGATCACCTCCGCGGCGTCCGTCCTCCGGATCAGCCCGCGGCCGCACAGATAGTCCAGGGTCGAGTCACACATGCTCTCCGGTGACCCGGCGTGCCGGCGCTCCGGTGTTCCAGCCGCACACACAGCCTCGTTTCCGGTTTCTGAATGCAAGCCgccggtgtttcggattaactggtgtCCATGTTGACGCGTGACCAGCTTCGTGGCAGGAAGTCGATCACCGTTCAACAGGGAAACCATTTGATCCGAAACACCAACGCACTTTGCACCGTGcgactttttctttctgtatgatGACGTCATTTTGAACTTTGCTGACAGGAGCTGGCAACAGTGTATCAGTTTCGAATGATTCCATCACTAcacagatatgcaaatgagcaactATGCAAATTAGACGATGGTGGCAATTAGAACTCTCCTGGCTGAGGACTACAGGAGAGAGACACGGGTTAGCTGTGTTATCCACatcacttttaaaaaataattagtTATGGTTGCTGGTTACTTCTTCAAACAAGTAACTGAGTTAAAGAGTAAGTTAAAATATTCTAAAGGTAACTAATTACTAGGCTaagtaactattgcattactttaaaGAACTTATGTCAAATAATTTGtatccagtcttaatggaactttaagatgcatgttcaggTAGTTATTATAAAACGGAATatttgattaatgaaataaatggtaAATAAAATGGCAAATGGAcgacacttatatagcgctttttcatctgcattagcagagaccaaagcactttacactgcattatcacattcacccattcactcacacattcacacaccggtggaggcggctgccatgcaaggcgctcagtccattcACCGGACTgcaatggacacttgacagaataaattacaaacagggaTTACTAGTAGATTACTACATCAATCTAAActttcaaatgttgctgtgtaccAATACAACACTAATCAAATTTCATTT contains these protein-coding regions:
- the fam151b gene encoding protein FAM151B, yielding MCDSTLDYLCGRGLIRRTDAAEVIWSHAVNSRSRLQEALSGPSHMLEADVILRGRDPREPVMAHPPDTDSDVTLREFLQAVKPHGKGVKLDFKSLEPVSPSMALLDELLDEASAPLWVNADVLPGPAGQATPLDAQAFLRAVSSLPPHAVLSLGWTTGWTAGAENPGYSWDMVHVMEQTCRDLRHPVTFPVRAALLASSFPQLCWLLQQSDRFSLTVWTGSQDQVSVQDLLPYRKQFHASRVFYDLPEPLRVQLSSVSAHG